attttattttcaaaatcaaagcCGTAGTCCAACTTTAAGACCATGTAATATAGAAGGTGCTTCAAGGGCAATAGATTGTGGGTTCAAATTAGTTCCTGACCCATGgtccatatcattatatacatgtatgcatttatatgtaataaatgtacattaattatatagatacatgGCCAATATATAATGGACCTAGAATTTGGAGTGCCAAGTTGATGTGGTATAACTGATTGACGCtgacaaaatataattttttattaaaagaaGAAGATGTCATTTAAAAGGCGATTACATCCTCTCCGGTGACATAAAATGGTATCCAGTTAGAATCCAAGTGTCTGACAAGAATTCATTGGATATCAAATCCGTCAACACGATTTGTAAGCGTACGCGCGCCACATGCGGTCATTTACTCACAATTACTGACTGCTCCCTGTGATCGGTGTGGATTCGCTACAAAACACTACCAGATGGTTATAAAAATAAGGGTTCTATTTTTTCTATCAGCTTTAGGATTAATTGTCGATAGGAAAACATCGCTTAAACAAACACACAACTTAATCATGTGATACAAGTAATAATAAATGCTCCCCACACTAGGAGAAAAATAAGATGGCGGAAGGCGTACGTGACATCCCGAACGAACACATCGTGTGTCAGTTGTGTGGGTCTCGCGATGACCTCCAGTTATGCAGTAGGTGTAAGACGACTTGGTATTGTAGTAAAGAACACCAAAAATATGATTGGAAGTATCACAAGAAAATATGcaagaaaaaaacacacaacGACACTAAAACTAATGGTAGAAATGACGGCTTCAACATGACAAGCGCGGAATTACAAACCGGAGTGGGCGAGGTCAACAACCCTGGTATGGAATGTGTAGGACGTGACAATATCAGTGTAtcacatttaaaaacaaacacatcatGTGGTTCATCAACACATGCGATAGAAGTTGCCAAAGATGTCAAAGACTGGACTGGTGAATCGGATTCTGCATCTCGTGGACCAAAATTAAATGTTAAGCTGCCTATGGACTCTGATGGGCAAAGTGGTGTACGTGAGAGCTCGGACATAGACGACAGGGATGTGGAAAACATGTCATTCCGTAGCATGGACTTGTCTGATAAGGTTGTTTCTACAGGTTCTTATTCGGAAAGTAACGATACATTTATCACAGAAGGTAGTTCGGAAACCTTTATTTTAGAATCTGACGATTCAGCCTTGTGTAAGCCTGATTATAGTTCAAACAAATCCCAACATTCCGAGAGTGCAATGTACCCAAAAAGTGATGTAGACACCCGACAgacatacatttctattattGAAAGCAGAAACAAGGCTGTGGCCCAGTATGTTGTTAATTGTCTcaataaatatggtatatgtgtGGTTGACAATTTTCTGGGTGAATCCAAAGGACAAGAAATCTTGGAAAATGTGCTGTCATTGCATAAGTTGGGGACATTTTCggggggacaggttatagaccagTCCACAAAATCTACGAAAAGAATACGTGGTGACATTATTACCTGGGTAGATGGAACAGAACCAGGCTGTGACGATGTCCAGTTTTTAATTTCCTCTGTGGATGCTGTGATTTTACAATGTGCTGGACAACTTGGAAACTTTGATATCAATGGGAGAACAAAGGTAATCAGTTTGTGGTTTTAGCAAAAACATAGCATCAAAACATATGCATGGGATTTAGGCCTAAAGATTTTAATGGGGAGATGagttctttaaaaaataatagtTCTTTAAATtgtaatacataattattgaacattataagcctacagtaaatataagtgCTTTACAAAAtctaaataattaaaataactatTACATTTTTACGGTTCATCAACAAAAGTCATCAGTgccaataaaaacataaaacaaattaaactaaGTACACTCACTTTTACCAGGTATACTATTCAATGGGGAACATTAGTCAGTTACCGCCCCTGAATGGTATAATAGGTGGCGCTCTAGTTGTTGCGGTCCCAGTGTATTTCCGGTAAGTACACTTGAGATTGGTAAGAGAGTggacgtaaaacccgttaaatgaTCCAGCGGAGAGGATATGCCGAAAACGTGTTGCTGTGTCCCGTATTGTAGTGAAAGAGGGGGGCATGCATTCCCGAAGGATGAAAGACTCAAGTTATTATGGTTGTCGGCTATCAAACGAAACTCGTCGGAGAAAAGATTCCAGCGGTGGACCCCAACAAAGTCGAGCGTCGTTTGTTGCGGTCACTTCAGTGATGCCGACTACAAAACAGAGACCTCATACGGTGAGTCATCGGCTTTGATGTTTCGATTATTGTTAATTTTGACGAATTCATCATGTTTCTGTAATGTTAAAGCTAGATGGTTTTGAAAACGCATACCCGTGTTTTCCCACCTAGGGTCTGGGTCGTTATCAATATCGGTACTGTGGCTATTATTAAACccgtacatatgtatacaatgcAAGTCGAGTAACAAGCAATAGCAAAAGCAGTCATCGGTATTCTTATAAGCGTGTCCGCTTCTTGACCATCTGTTTTTTAATTATTCTATTTACAGTACGCATGCTCAAATCATGTATCAAGTATAGTAGATTCCTCACCCATTCATAATGACCCagcaaaaaaaatctttcacttgtttaatttcaacatatatgctgtttactgttgttgttgttttattttcttttgtttaatttacttttgttttgtttcatgtCATGGCCGAGTCTAATGCAGCAACTACTAATGATCAAATCAAAATGAACTATATACTAGCCAAGCGTTCTGATAATATTGTTTGGATATATGTATAGTCATTTTGTTTGATTGATCTTACAACATTCAAGCTGCCGAAGGATGGATAGTATCATCTGATGGTGAATCTATTTGTAAACAATGATTAAAGGGTAAGTTTTAACAGTTTGACCTAGAAACTATATCACGACAGCAACACTATAATCTTTGGCCTTTGTGAGGCATCATATCTGCATTATAATGCttgaattattgatattactCATGCATAAGCACacaatttgattttgaaaaaaaaaatattggctatgtttatattgtgttggatttgataaaaacaaacatttcttaaaaaatcattttaatcaGTGGATGTATTACATGATTATAGCAAAAACTCAATCTTAGATGCCTTACTTTTAACTCATTTGATTAGCAATGaatgaatatcaaatattacaaaGACAATATCTTTTATACCAGGTACTTTACCATTGCGCAAGCAACTGAGGGATGGAGCTGTCCCAAGCATTTTTGCATGGAAACCAACAGAAAATTCCGGTCCCAGAGCAAAACGTCTGTGTGTACGAAATGCAGAAAAAGAATCTAATGGTAGATTTGTAATGAATGATTTTTTATATGATAGTCGCTGTCCTTCTTCAGATGATCAAGAGGTGGAAATTGATCCTTCTAGTGACTTGAATGTTGCTTATGAGGAGTGTGTTACTGACTCATCTCTATCGATCTACATTGAAGAAGAATGTATTGATATTGCAGAGTCACCGTTGCTGACAAATGCATGTACACAAACACCACATCTACCTGTACTTTCCATTGAATATTTTGTAAGTGATGATGCTGGAACCATGTTTTACACAGGATTGTCTTCGTACAAGGATTTTAAGTTTGTGTTGGCATGTCTCGGAGATGGTGTGAATCATCTGAATTATCTGTACAATCGGGTAGAAAATGTTTCTATTGAAAATCAACTCTTTTTAACTTTAATTAAGTTAAGacagaacaaaacaaattttgaacTCAGTCGTCTTTTCAATATTTCTGAGACATCTGTTGCTAACATTTGGATCACATGGCTTAATTTTATGTATCGACAATGGCAAGAGATACAATGGTGGCCTGAACGAGATCTTGTAAGATATTTTTGTCCAACTGATTTTTTGTCCAAGTTTCCTACTACCAGAGTAATTGTTGATGGAACAGAGTGCCCTGTGAAAA
This DNA window, taken from Pecten maximus chromosome 3, xPecMax1.1, whole genome shotgun sequence, encodes the following:
- the LOC117324080 gene encoding uncharacterized protein LOC117324080, with amino-acid sequence MNDFLYDSRCPSSDDQEVEIDPSSDLNVAYEECVTDSSLSIYIEEECIDIAESPLLTNACTQTPHLPVLSIEYFVSDDAGTMFYTGLSSYKDFKFVLACLGDGVNHLNYLYNRVENVSIENQLFLTLIKLRQNKTNFELSRLFNISETSVANIWITWLNFMYRQWQEIQWWPERDLVRYFCPTDFLSKFPTTRVIVDGTECPVKKPRPPVAQQSTYSTYKNRNTIKVLVGTTPGGLVSYLSPAYGGSVSDRQIVERSNLASICDPGDSIMADKGFNVQDLFAVRDVAINIPTFFRKKNRMTGKVVLRDRKISSKRVHVERLIGLAKTYKILAMPMNNTQTKLSSEITFVCFMLCNFRKCIVPRHA
- the LOC117324079 gene encoding egl nine homolog 1-like isoform X1 — its product is MAEGVRDIPNEHIVCQLCGSRDDLQLCSRCKTTWYCSKEHQKYDWKYHKKICKKKTHNDTKTNGRNDGFNMTSAELQTGVGEVNNPGMECVGRDNISVSHLKTNTSCGSSTHAIEVAKDVKDWTGESDSASRGPKLNVKLPMDSDGQSGVRESSDIDDRDVENMSFRSMDLSDKVVSTGSYSESNDTFITEGSSETFILESDDSALCKPDYSSNKSQHSESAMYPKSDVDTRQTYISIIESRNKAVAQYVVNCLNKYGICVVDNFLGESKGQEILENVLSLHKLGTFSGGQVIDQSTKSTKRIRGDIITWVDGTEPGCDDVQFLISSVDAVILQCAGQLGNFDINGRTKAMVACYPGKGSHYMRHVDNPNGDGRCVTCIYYLNKDWEAKVNGGLLKIFPEGQNLVASIEPKFDRLLFFWSDRRNPHEVMPAYKTRYAITVWYYDSKERKRAVKKFKGNKSPEQSSVPLISSQK
- the LOC117324079 gene encoding egl nine homolog 1-like isoform X2 — translated: MAEGVRDIPNEHIVCQLCGSRDDLQLCSRCKTTWYCSKEHQKYDWKYHKKICKKKTHNDTKTNGRNDGFNMTSAELQTGVGEVNNPGMECVGRDNISVSHLKTNTSCGSSTHAIEVAKDVKDWTGESDSASRGPKLNVKLPMDSDGQSGVRESSDIDDRDVENMSFRSMDLSDKVVSTGSYSESNDTFITEGSSETFILESDDSALCKPDYSSNKSQHSESAMYPKSDVDTRQTYISIIESRNKAVAQYVVNCLNKYGICVVDNFLGESKGQEILENVLSLHKLGTFSGGQVIDQSTKSTKRIRGDIITWVDGTEPGCDDVQFLISSVDAVILQCAGQLGNFDINGRTKAMVACYPGKGSHYMRHVDNPNGDGRCVTCIYYLNKDWEAKVNGGLLKIFPEGQNLVASIEPKFDRLLFFWSDRRNPHEVMPAYKTRYLHHIGAW